The Rhopalosiphum maidis isolate BTI-1 chromosome 1, ASM367621v3, whole genome shotgun sequence genome has a segment encoding these proteins:
- the LOC113553250 gene encoding integrator complex subunit 8, producing the protein MDVDLLRPGMIPIAPNTKLWFEFLIEPSLLEEHLNKSHADPSATELLIKFLYSSMERPKDLPLIDIDDLMDNSRIDKKIEYRKRKKYECLKILAMKIVSFWEWDLNILQTRVPISLQIIFVQDLLDLVSNGLNLIDFESHSAIENLSQLKDEQIFAIALFHRWTLTVIINYTLSKKSSFTLGPVQDGNEDVLLKLEMQSELSEKMLLRLIDLKRSSYTIPTINTFDPPNELKPLSCHWFKGLTVSSAEFLSQIMYDYAKYKFFKAQYEEAGIYFKKCKELNMNLTPSSFHKIKLEELNGFCAACSSEITDNSSLLMQFLYSTQTNHNGILRILETDNQIMEIPMFLRDSLELDLASMLSLGKFTASRDMLLHINTLNAIRRASVTSGEIVLLPPEDYVTKIKFNLRGPDIFLKDLKLCMQIKDKKFRKNIKMFVCNVLLKCPKNLVKDILKDDHEEIRELFGDEDIHKLLTLPEDIPTVNIDMSKRLNRLKITQINNINVQKLLLKNKISIEYDPSNLRNLLQQLHKMDMDPMFSILDINYEWQVPLPLQSLLIGLPNGLFKYLVIILIAKSKEMIKLNDFERAKLLLREAETETKVNNNIMYSKIRQLISWEGLYTEMLQFQNEFKNFAIGDLVERCKQCLEFVQSDNLIPRQEIAEQCILTLLNVGEWEYLTKRHYNCFKLPLAIAYTCLDVNKFKGTKKSAKEVWDLILPVFDYGYSATNKRPLDGDPQCTQNRVLSQSDMMRVFLSLRDQNAIQIVLSLLAKIQNFLRDESAMELIMPFLNIWPVIPNGMSIPLRNITEVLGIVLTESLKYHPNHIILLKLKGDLQYVMGHYSSAMKWYLEAIVIVSDYFARPVLKPMIEDYVYKRMMKCCMQMQNFTQAAILCLFQEEIDYATAYKCASETNSCDALDEYYDYIWDINLLEFLIYWHTKLNHQEHRQKLLKTIGALELNANNNEEIKREAANIRKLKFLRALSQQYVHP; encoded by the exons ATGGACGTAGATCTTTTGCGTCCAGGCATGATACCCATTGCACCAAACACAAAACTTTGGTTTGAATTTCTCATTGAACCATCTCTCCTCGAAGAACATTTGAACAAATCTCATGCGG aTCCTAGTGCTACagaattactaataaaatttctttattCATCCATGGAGAGACCAAAAGACTTGCCATTGATTGATATTGACGATTTGATGGACAACTCAAgaattgacaaaaaaattgaatatcgcaaacgtaaaaaatatgaatgtttgaaaatattggcTATGAAAATTGTCAGTTTTTGGGAATGGGacctaaacattttacaaactag ggTACCAATTAGTCTTcagataatatttgtacaagaCCTTTTAGATTTAGTATCAAATGGTctcaatttaattgattttgagTCTCACAGtgcaattgaaaatttatcacAGCTAAAAGATGAACAAATATTTGCTATTGCACTATTTCATCGATGGACattaactgttattataaattatacactgtCCAAAAAATCATCATTTACTTTAGGTCCTGTACA AGATGGAAATGAAGAtgtcttattaaaattagaaatgcAAAGTGAACTTAGTGAAAAGATGTTGTTAAGACTTATAGATTTGAAAAGATCATCATATACAATACcaactataaatacatttgatcCTCCTAATGAGTTAAAACCTTTATCTTGCCATTGGTTTAAAGGCCTAACTGTGTCATCAGCAGAATTTCTTTCTCag attatgtACGATTATGCcaaatataaattctttaaagCACAATATGAAGAAgctggtatttattttaaaaagtgtaaagaattaaatatgaacTTAACACCAAGttcttttcataaaataaaactagaaGAATTAAACGGATTCTGTGCAGCCTGTTCATCTGAAATAACAGACAATTCTAGTttattaatgcaatttttGTATTCCACACAAACCAAccataat GGAATTCTCAGAATTTTAGAAACTGATAACCAGATTATGGAGATTCCAATGTTTTTAAGAGATTCGTTGGAACTTGATTTAGCTTCCATGTTATCTTTGGGTAAATTCACTGCATCAAGAGACATGTTActtcatataaatacattgaatGCTATTCGAAGAGCATCAGTAACTTCTGGAGAAATTGTTTTGTTACCTCCTGAAGATTatgttactaaaattaaatttaatcttagAGGTcccgatatatttttaaag gattTAAAGCTTTGTATGCagattaaagataaaaaatttagaaaaaacataaaaatgtttgtatgtaatgttttattaaaatgtcctAAAAACTTGGTAAAGGATATCTTAAAAGATGATCATGAAGAAATACGTGAATTATTTGGCGATGaagatatacataaattgttaACGTTACCTGAAGATATACCAACTGTTAACATTGATATGTCTAAACGTTTgaatcgattaaaaattaccCAAATAA ataacataaatgtacaaaaattattactaaaaaacaaaataagcaTTGAATATGATCCGAGCAACTTACGTAACTTGTTGCAACAATTACACAAAATGGATATGGATCCaatgtttagtattttagatattaattatgaa TGGCAAGTTCCATTACCTTTGCAAAGTTTATTAATAGGATTACCTaatggtttatttaaatatttggttattatattaattgccaAATCAAAAGAAATGATAAAGTTAAAT gACTTTGAAAGAGCAAAATTGTTACTACGAGAAGCTGAAACAGaaacaaaagttaataataacattatgtactCAAAAATTAGACAATTGATTTCATGGGAAGGATTGTATACTGAAATGCTTCAGTTCCaaaatgaattcaaaaattttg CCATTGGAGATCTCGTAGAACGCTGTAAGCAATGCTTAGAATTTGTACAAAGTGATAATCTAATACCACGTCAAGAAATTGCTGAACAATGTATATTAACTCTATTAAATGTTGGTGAATGGGAATACTTGACAAAAAGGCATTATAATTGCTTTAAATTACCATTAGCTATTGCTTATACTTGTCTTGatgttaacaaatttaaaggtactaAAAAAAGTGCTAAAGAAGTATGGGATTTAA ttcTACCAGTGTTTGACTATGGTTATTCTGCTACTAACAAAAGACCTTTAGATGGAGATCCTCAATGTACTCAAAATCGAGTTTTAAGTCAGAGTGATATGATGCGTGTATTTTTAAGTCTAAGAGACCAAAATGCCATTCAAATAGTTCTTTCACTATTagcaaaaattcaaaattttcttAGAGATGAATCTGCTATGGAACTTATTATGCCTTTTCTGAATATTTGGCCAGTTATTCCCaa tgGTATGAGTATTCCTCTAAGAAATATAACAGAAGTATTAGGAATTGTACTAACCGAATCACTTAAGTACCAtccaaatcatataattttattgaaactaaAAGGCGATTTGCaatatg TTATGGGTCACTACAGTTCTGCAATGAAATGGTATTTGGAAGCTATTGTTATAGTCAGTGACTACTTTGCACGGCCAGTTTTAAAGCCAATGATAGaagattatgtttataaaagaaTGATGAAATGTTGCATGCAAATGCAAAATTTTACCCAG gCAGCAATATTATGTCTGTTCCAAGAAGAAATAGATTATGCAACTGCGTATAAATGTGCTTCTGAAACAAATTCATGTGATGCTTTGgatgaatattatgattacatatgggatataaatttgttggaatttctaatatattggcatactaaattaaatcatcaaGAACATAGACAAAAACTT ttGAAAACAATTGGTGCGTTGGAGttaaatgcaaataataatgaagaaaTTAAAAGAGAAGCAGCCAACAtaagaaaactaaaatttttaagagCACTATCACAGCAGTATGTAcatccataa
- the LOC113549411 gene encoding zinc phosphodiesterase ELAC protein 2 produces the protein MSFKLFNKLLLKFIHTNCQLFYFNNPNTILKQMAKNVSLSTTTNKQNRIKIKGKSKFPPGIVKFQVLGSGANGAPRCLYLFTDHSRYLFNCGEGTQRLAHEHKMKLSKLEHVFITHSNWLNIGGLPGLALTVQDVGVPNIELHGPQGIEELFVATKRFVVLRDLKITASKSDPFKPYEDNAIVVHYVPLISNKRCDEFRSMSENSIEMNSSQTQQNVDDSLEDDTNYYDYENIQQSDKKERNKRKRSNSEPRTDDKKFISDSTLNRISNVAMSYVCRLKPKPGFLDLDKCVKHNVPPGPLLGLLKSGKDITLSDGTLVKSSDVTSPDDPGPVFIVVECPSEDYIDSLLNESIFSKHQLDVVNKDDIAFMVVHFTPQDVRNDPRYQSWMKLFPPETYHLLLNNENKCLGSTAIHRIQYKLNMLDEDIYPLLKDNGIPNMNQQEKMMDTNTSSINSLEINGQTNLSFNLRPNKYIDRTSTLSLDVDEFIAETFKVDGFKEKLAQVKQEILNASPTDTNIYPKITFLGTGSCIPSKTRNTSGILMYTGENECVLLDSGEGTYGQLVRHFGVTGAETVLSDLKAIYVSHLHADHHIGLIGILSVRQKMKANGLLKLDQPVYLLAPVQIMTWLNFYHRRFTELNEEFQIVSNLDLDFESSTKLRIKDLLKQTNMSDIETTLVRHCPNAFGVSFTHINGWKVTYSGDTMPCDSLVKLGKNSNLLIHEATMEDQLVSEARRKMHSTMSQAINIGKKMNAKFTILTHFSQRYAKIPYMPNNDLPSNVGIAFDNMEIAPNVLHKLPLMYPALKMIFAEHFEEMEAKCFKLKLKEEKAKAQK, from the exons ATGTCGTTTAAGTTGTTTAACAAATTActactaaaatttatacatacgaattgtcagttattttatttcaataatccaAACACAATACTAAAACAAATGGCTAAGAACGTATCACTATCTACTACTACTAATAAACAGaacagaattaaaattaaaggcaAATCCAAATTTCCACCGGgtattgtaaaatttcaaGTTCTTGGCAGTGGAGCAAATGGTGCTCCAAGGTgcttatatttgtttacagaTCATTctag GTACCTTTTTAACTGTGGAGAAGGTACACAAAGATTGGCGCATGAACATAAAATGAAACTGTCAAAGTTGGAACATGTGTTTATCACACATTCAAATTGGTTAAATATTGGTGGTTTGCCAGGATTAGCTTTAACTGTTCAGGATGTTGGTGTACCAAACATAGAACTGCATGGACCACAAGGAATT GAAGAATTATTTGTTGCTACTAAAAGATTCGTAGTATTACGAGATCTAAAAATTACAGCTAGTAAAAGTGATCCTTTTAAGCCATATGAAGACAATGCAATAGTTGTCCATTATGTGCCATTGATATCAAACAAAAGATGTGATGAATTTCGATCAATGTCTGAAAA ctCAATTGAAATGAATAGTTCACAGACTCAACAAAATGTTGACGATTCTTTAGAAGAcgatactaattattatgattatgaaaatatacaacagtcagataaaaaagaaagaaataaACGTAAAAGAAGCAATTCTGAACCTAGAACTG atgataaaaagtttatatctGATAGTACTTTGAATAGAATTAGTAATGTTGCCATGTCATATGTTTGTCGTCTAAAACCAAAACCAGGATTTTTAGATTTGGACAAATGTGTTAAACATAATGTTCCTCCTGGACCATTGCTAGGATTATTAAAATCTGGTAAAGATATAACCTTATCTGACGGAACACTAGTAAAATCAAGTGATGTAACGTCTCCTGATGATCCAGGACCAGTTTTTATTG ttgTTGAATGTCCAAGTGAAGATTATATTGACTCATTGTTGAACGagtcaattttttcaaaacatcaaCTTGATGTAGTTAATAAAGATGATATTGCATTTATGGTTGTTCATTTTACTCCACAGGATGTGAGAAATGATCCGAG atatcAATCATGGATGAAATTATTTCCTCCTGAAACataccatttattattaaataatgaaaataaatgtctGGGTAGTACTGCAATACATAGAATACAGTATAAGTTGAATATGTTAGATGAAGATATTTATCCACTATTAAAAGACAATGGCATTCCTA atatgaaTCAACAAGAAAAAATGATGGACACAAATACTTCAAGTATAAACTCTTTGGAAATTAACGGACAAaccaatttatcatttaatttgagaccaaacaaatatatagacAG gaCTAGCACGTTAAGTTTAGATGTTGATGAGTTTATTGCAGAAACATTCAAGGTTGATGGTTTTAAAGAAAAGTTAGCTCAAGTAAAACAGGAGATTTTAAATGCTTCTCCTAccgatacaaatatttatcctaaaattacatttcttGGTACAGGTTCATGTATACCAAGTAAAACGAGAAATACTAGTGGTATTCTAATGTATACTGG TGAGAACGAATGTGTATTGTTAGACTCTGGAGAAGGAACATATGGACAATTAGTACGGCACTTTGGTGTAACTGGTGCTGAAACCGTATTGAGTGACTTAAAAGCTATTTATGTGTCTCATTTACATGCGGACCATCATATTGGTTTAATTGGAATATTAAGCgtacgtcaaaaaatgaaagcAAATGGATTACTTAAACTGGATCAACCTGTATATTTACTAGCACCTGTACAAATTATGACttggttaaatttttatcatagaaGATTTACTGAACTAAATGAAGAATTTCAAATTGTGTCTAACTTAGATTtg gattttgAATCATCAACAAAGTTAagaataaaagatttattaaaacaaactaaTATGTCAGACATAGAAACTACTTTAGTAAGACACTGTCCTAATGCATTTGGTGTATCATTTACTCATATAAATGGTTGGAAAGTAACATATTCTGGTGATACCATGCCTTGTGATTCATTAGTCAAATTAG gtaagaATAGTAATCTTTTAATACATGAAGCTACAATGGAAGATCAGTTAGTATCTGAAGCTAGGCGGAAAATGCATTCAACTATGTCCCAAGCTATAAATATtgggaaaaaaatgaatgctaAATTTACTATACTCACACATTTTAGTCAACGTTATGCGAAAATTCCATATATGCCAAATAATGATCTTCCAAGTAATGTTGGAATAGCTTTTGATAACATGGAG ATTGCACCAAATGTCTTACACAAATTACCATTGATGTATCCTGCCCTTAAGATGATATTTGCAGAACACTTTGAAGAAATGGAagcaaaatgttttaaattgaaattaaaagaaGAAAAGGCTAAAGctcagaaataa